The window AATACGCGCAGGATATAACGTAAATCCTGCAAGTGAAACCCTGccataagaaaacaaaattaagtgcATTGTTCGTCATTGAAATAACGAAAAagtgtactttaaaaattaaaaaaaataaacgttcagaaataattattgcaataTACAAAATTCTGATCAGGTATACCATAAAGTTATTACATAGCTTTGGTTGTTGTCAGAAGGTAAATATAGCATCAAAACACAAATTTTCATGGCAAAAAGTGAAACACTACATGATGATACAAATTGGAAATTTTAAGGGAAGATTTTCCCCATTTTACCTTGCTAGTTGTGTGAAAGAATATCTTAAAGAGTCAACAGTAGTTAACAAACGTATTTTgcaagagaaagagaaaagagtTGACCTGTGCGGGAATAATgtgtaatttctttgtttttacaaaaaatgaaacgCAAATTTCCACTCTGTTCTCTTGTTCTTGCACAATTGGATATTTACTTTGCCCACTGGGTGGATTATAACCACAACACTGAGATTGCCCCTCATGAGACAAGACAGTTGAGCACTTGGGATGCTACATATTTTGGTTCTGGGCTTTAAAGAGACAAGTCAATGCCATTCCCATTTCTAGTACCTTTCTTTCAGATGTTTTGAGAACATTTCTTGGGTTAAAGACCTTGGTGCCACATACTGTTGTTACTAATTTATACAAAATGTTGGCCTTTTCTTTGATCTCATTTTCAAGAAACTTTTCCCGCGAGAATTCTGCCAACTGTTCTATGTTCCTCTGTCTTAAAATTGAGTTTGAACTTGGTTTGCAAATGTAGTCACATTCTTGGCCtgggggtgggaggggggggggggggggaatactTCCTATTAAGGACGTCCGCACCAAAATCTTCCCACGGtaagattttcttcatttctcgcctagagttaggtcatgaAGTACTtgctccaaaaatgaaaaaaaaaacatgggggTCACCCAAAACAAACTTTCTCAAgtatagcaacgaagttttaagcacgcgtcatcttcatttgattagtgttttgtataatatttctccattgccgtcatgctcgtcttctggagtgtgtttttttgtgaaattcaatcgctggttgtttccacgcaggtccgcactttTCCAGCGGACGAAGACAAAAATACTGCTCTTTTTCACGAAAGTAAGggaaaagaatttcaaaaacaggcattcattttgaacttaagttcgtagggtaataaaaacaatttttaaaaaaaaagccccATTAAAGTTACGCAAcagttcgtcctcgagttttccaaactttcagccactactcgatcagctaccttttccggagcttttccatcctcccgctcacttctctttaacgttttatGATGATCCGGAAATAAATGTGACATTCTCTTGTcggcctggaatttttccccggcgtttttgtcgccatgttattttaagtAATGcctgaaaaatatttatgaaagtcaagtagactagtgcacgactgataaaacaacgcgaatatcagttgtgcaatagtctacttgactacacgatcttctctgatccaacacTGTGCAAAtataatttctgacggttgagcgTGCGAATTAGACAGAAATTGATATTTCTACGGCACGAGAACAGAAGGGTCTGGGTACGATTGGTGTAAGGCAGGATGGGTAGCAAGTTGTCTATAAAGTGTCAGTTCATCACGTGGTGAGGCATTCTAGGTCTGTATCAGTCCgattaacttttgtttctttccaAGTCTTTTCTTTCAACTGCCATGGATGAAGAGGGCGTTTCGAAAGACGTCATTGCTAAAATGATAGAAACCAACAACCAGACCATGATGAAATCAATGGAGCAGCTTTTCCAGAAATCGATAGACGAGTTAAAAAGATCGCACGTGGACTCGTCAGACGCTCAGATTCGTGAGATCAAGAAACTTAAAATGGAAGAACCAAGGCGTTTTAAAAAGAAAGCGAGTGAAGATCAATTCAGGTTTAACGCGAAGATTCAGGACACCTTAGAGGAAACTAAAGCAGCCGCTCAAGCGAATGCTCTGGACAAAGTTAAGGACTCGCTCCAGAAAGGTGAGGACTTATTGAAAGAGCGCCAAAAGCACATCCTTCTTGCCGACAAGTCAGAGTACGGCTGGTCTACGGTCCAGGAGTATAAAAAGAGCGAGATTGCTGATTACTCTGAGATGAGAAAAAGACGTTCAAAGCTGAAGCACGCGCCAAGGCACATTTAAAACAGTCGGCTTGAAGATCCCGAGCTGCTGCTTCGGGGTTCGCTGCCAGAAAGGATTCGGTCGTTCAGGATTCAGGTCCCAGTCGTTCGGGCGAACGAAATTCGCTAGATCTTAAACAAATTCCAACGATGGGGGCACAAAGCAGGAGTCGAATTAGACCCGGGAACTGTTTTCAATGTGGCAAGCCAGGACATTGGAGAGCTCAATGCTCGACTTTTCAATCCAAACCCAGTACAAGCTTCTGACTAGATGAGGATGATCAAGGTGTAGTTGATTCCATTGTTACTAATGATTATCTAGTTGTCGATGATGATGTTTATTTTCCTTGTGTGCCTTGTGTGGGAGTCGATTCTTCTCGTGCACAGTTTTCTATTCTTGATTCGTATGAATTAGATTCTACTCAGGCGAAATCTGTTACATCGGTTAGAGGAAGGCTAGCAAAATGCATTTCAGAGTGGGAAGAAATCAATGCTCCGGGTTTTATATTGGAATTTATTCGAGAAGGCTATAAAATTCCTTTTGTTTCTCTACCTCCTCCGAAATATAGCGATAATAACTTATCGGCTATTAAGGAGAAGGACTTTGTCTCCGAGGCGGTTCTAGTTCTACTCAAGATGAATTGTATCGCAGAATTAGATGAAGCTTCCGATATTGTGAATTCCTTGTCAGTTTCCACACAATCGTCTGGGAAGAAGCGATTGATATTAGACCTTAGACATGTCAATTTGTACGTttacaaacaaaaatttaaatgcgaAGATCTCAAAGTCGCGCTTTCAATTATTTCACGGGGTATTCCCTTTTTAAGTTTGATCTTAAGTCGGGGTATCATCATGTAGAGATTTTTCCCGAGCACCGAAAGTTCTTAGCTTTTAGGTGGGGTTTTGGTGACGGGGTTAttcgttattttcaatttgcagtTATCCCATTCGGTCTGTCTTCGGCGCCATGTTTATTCACAAAACTATTTAAGCCAGTTATTAAAATGTGGAGGTCCAATGGTATTCCGATAGTCGTTTTTCTTGATGACGGATTGGGCGGGGGTGCTACCGAGTTAACTGCTAAAATTCACAGCTTGAAGGTGCATAGCGTTCTAATTAGGTTTGGTTTTATTGTAAACCTTCCAAAGTCCCAGTGGGATCCTTCTCATGTTATAGTTTGGCTAGGTTGTGTGATTGACACTATTCCGGGCACCATTGCTGCCACTGATCAACGACTGCgcaaatttgttaattttattgatttccTCAGTGATTGTGAATCTCGCGTAGTCAAAGCTAGGGATCTGGCTTCGCTTATTGGCATGATCATTTCATTCTCTCCTTTTGTGGGTAACGTCACGCGCATTATGACTAGGTCATTATACCACGTGTTATATGGTAGGTCATCGTGGAATTCTAATGGCCAGCTCACTGATGAGGCTATTCGGGAAATAATGTTTTGGAAACTAAACGCACGTTCTCTGAACGGTCGGGCGGCGTGGCCTACCGAAAGCAAGCCCTCGAACATTGTATATTCGGATGCTTCTGATTACGCTTGCAGTTCTTTTGTTGAAAACGAAGGTAAAATATTTCAGCAGAACTGGTCGTCCGATGAGCGTAAGAAGAGCTCTACTTGGAGGGAATTAAAAGCGGTTCAGTTAGCTATTAGTAGCTTTGCTCACGATCTCAAAGGCCAACGGGTGGCTTGGTTCACTGATAATCAGAATGTTGTAAGCATTGTAAATAGTGGAAGTCGTGTTGAGCAATTGCAGTCTCTACCTTTAGAAATTTTCGCTTCCTGTGCAACAAATAGCATTTCACTCGAAATGAAATGGGTCCCTAGAGACCTGAACACAGTGGCGGATTGTCTCAGTAGAATCATAGATTTTGATGATTATGCATTAAACGATGATATTTTTAGAATGTTGGACGTTAGGTGGGGTCCGCATTCGGTGGACAGGTTCGCTTGCAACTATAACACCAAGCTTGCTCGCTTTAACTCTAGGTTTTATCAGCCTGGAACAGAAGCGGTTGACGCATTTACTCAAGATTGGAAATATGAGAATAATTGGCTAGTGTCCCCGGTTTCCTTGATTGTAGGAGTTATCAATCATTTGAAACTATGCAAGGCTGAAGGATCAATTGTTGTTCCAGTGTGGAAGTCATCCTATTTTTGGACAGTCTTGTCTCAAGACGGCAGACATTGGAGTCCTTTTGTGCATGATTGGTTGTTATTACCTGATCGCAAGTGTCTCTTTGTCAGAGGCAAAGCTAAGAACCGTTTGTTTGGAGCTAAGAATTTGTGTTTTAAAGTGGCTGCTCTTAGAGTCAAGTTTAATGTCAGTGAACGACTGTGTTCATTAGGTTTTTGTACTGAAGATGATGGATGGTGCGATAAGCGCAATTAAGTCAAGATGTGGCCTTTTCTGGTTGGAATTTATGTCGAATGCATGGCATGCAGTAGTGTGACTGGATCTTTGGTATCCACCTTCCATTAGTTTTTAGCGGATCCGCTTTTTCCCGTCATTGTCCAGTGTGGGACAGTTACTGgtgttttattttcagtttcaagTGTACTAATGGATCTAGCGAACTAACGTGTATGTAATGTGTAGAGATAATAAAGTCAGCGTTTCGTAACCGAATTTGCTTTCTTTGGCCACATTTACACTGGGGAAGTAATTTTAAGTTAAGGTTTTTATCAAGAATTATCAGCGCCCACCATTTTGTtgtctcttttttctttcatatgTGTTCCAGCACGGAGTCTGGAAGGATGTCTGAAATCTAGAGCACCCCGCCTTAAGAAATTTGGCTGATAGAATGAAATCCACTGTTCTAATGTCCAGGGCTACTGGAACTGTCGACGGATACACGCGAGCGTTCAACAGGTGGAAAGAGTTTGCCTCGCGTTGGGGCGAAGTTACTTCTTTTCCGGCTGAGCCGCTTTCGGGTGGCCCTTTATTTACAGTACTTATTAGAAACTACTAGCTCTTGTAGTTCTGTTGATGCCGCGTTCTATGGGATAAAATGGGTGCATGAAACCGCTGGGTTGGCCTCCCCTACTGATAGTTCGCTAGTTGTGGCGGTTAGGGACGCGTCTAAGAGAATCTTAGGCACCGCAAGGTCGAATCGGAAAAGGCCTATCACAACGGAATTACTTAAGAGTATAGTTGGCGGGGCTGACCTGTCTAACGGTTTGGAGCTTAGAAATGTTTGCCTATATCTACTGTGTTTCGCGGGTTTCCTCAGGTTTGATGACGTCAGTAGgattaaaagaaatcaaattttctttcactcCGGGTACTTGTCAATTAAAGTCGAGAAGAGAAAAAATGATCAACTAAGGCAAGGTGATGAGGTACTGATCGCAAAGGGAGAGGGTACGGCCTGTCCAGTCAAGATCCTAGAAGAGTATCTAAACAGGTTTAATATCGACCCTCTGTAAgaccaatttattttcaggCGGTTGATTAAGACCAAAAAGTCCGACAGGTTGGCCTCCAATAATAAGCCCATTGGTTACAGTACTTTTAGGGACCACTTGCGCAAAACCCTGAGAGGTTTTGTACCTGACCCCCAGGTCTACGGCACTCACTCGTTCCggtcaggggggggggggggggggcatttgCTGCGGCTAATAGTGGAGTGcctcaatcaatcaactttatttaaacacggtaaatggctcagcaagctggttttcagacatgccgtgtaagaattacaaagtataaatgctaaaaaattacaagaatttcaagatataaatgttaaaacgactaatgaactaggtataacttagcgctaaatatcatataatggcaaagaaatttaaacaatagtaatagtTAGTAACAAgcataatttacaatataataatacgaacaagccatgtaaaaaaGTGCCCTAGCGAGGTAAAATGTGTCTTATGATATCGCACATTTAAAActtgcaagatcccttatctcacgtatttgatttgacagttggttccaagcgtttgcacctcgataagagaaagaacgttttagaaaattcgttttaggtagcggtaattggaagtcatagttcgaacccctcaaattataattgtgaacttctgaGGTTCTATGAAAATACTCCTGGAGATACGTTggacaattgttattgaatactttaaacatcgtaattaacaagtgccttttctctctttcttctaagtttgaccactctagagaatttagcactgctgttgatcgaatagagtaatcagccctagtaataatccgtgctgctctattttgtaacttttgtaatttgtcagcacgtgttttggagcagtcactccatacaatatcacaataatcaaaataaggttgtacaagtgaatagtaaattgtcttaagagtctcttgattgtcagttaattttctagctaaatacaacattcgcaagccattcgagactttagatgaaatatgtttgatctgatcatcccatgttagcatttcatcaatatgaactCCCAATAACTTAGTACAAGGCTTatgttcaattggccaatcatccatctttaaattcatgaatttagcttttgtcaaattttgccgagaaccaatagtcatataactagttttggaggtattgcaacttaatttgtttgtctgaaGCCAATCATGTACTGCAGCTAAATCACTATTTAAGGAACATTCAATTGTGGATATATCTTCATGAGCCATAGTTATATAcgtatcatcggcaaacataccaggtgttgtatgttgtagacattttgggaaatcgtttacataaattataaacaaaaatggccCAAGTATAGAGCCCTGGGGAATGCCACATGATACATATTGTTCTGTGGATAAGAGTCCATTTACGTAAGATCTTTGTGTTCTATCAATCAAGtatgatttaagcaattgaaGAGCATTACCAGTGACACCGTAACAAGAAAGTTTACGTAGTAAGATGTTATGgtctacagtgtcaaaggctttctttaaatctataAAGACACTACCATTAAGTTTACCAGCATCCATATTGGTAAGCCAAAGGGTTACTGCACTTATCAAAGCTGTACAGGTTGAATGATTTGGTCTAAATCCAGATTGAGAGTCTGTCAAAAGATTTCCTCCTTGGAAATACTCTAACAGCTGAGTATGCATGACCCTCTCTATAATTTTTGATATAGCAGGTAGAATAGAAATCGGTCTATAGTTGCTAGGGATATTTCTTTCATCGGACTTAAAAATAGGATGtacttttgcctttttccaatcatcaggaaatattccagtctccaaCACTTGATTTATAATATCACATATAGAATTAGAGATGTATGGACTACAAAGCTTTAGAAGTCTGCTAGAAATATTGTCCAATCCACAACTTACCGAGGGTTTGAGTTTAGTAATCAGGTTGTGAATATACCCTTCACTTACAGggcgaaaataaaaatttgagtcaGCTCTATTTAAATAGTCCTCTGGTTGAAAAGCAGTGTCTGGAATACCAGATGCCAGTTTACTACCTAGGGAACAAAAGTGGTTATTCATTTGCTCAGCTATATCTTGCTTTTCTGTAAAATCTTTGCCCTCATAAACAAGTTCATTTATAACTGTTACTTTACAATTGCGTCCCAGGGATCTATTTAATACCTTCCAAGTTTCTTTAAGATTACCACTATGCTTCTTAATGCTCTCATTAAAGAAGTTAGTCCTGGCTTCCCTAATACTAGCGTTTACTTCAtttcgtgcctttttataaTCATTCCACATTTGATGAGAACTCAGCTTGACTGCTTGCTTTTTTAGAGAATCACGCTTTCTCATCTTCTGCCTCAGTTCGGATGATATCCACGGTGAAGATTtacttttcacttttcttttccttatcgGGGCATGTTTACTCGCAATTTCCAGAAACAGAGATTTCCACACTAACCACATTTCGTTTGGGTCATCCAAAAGAGAAGCAAGATGGAAAGGTGTCTCTTTTATGTCATCAATGAAGGCATCactatcaaaatttttaaattgtcGAGATTCAATTACCTTTGGATCAGTTTTGGGCGTAGTATGTTTATGAATAGCATAGATAAGACTGTGGTCAGAAATACCAACGTGTAAGACCCCATGATTTGTTATGAtatctggtttgttagtgaaTATGTGATCGATTAGTGATCTGGTAGTAGTAGTGATTCTCGTTGGCTGATCTATCAATTGAATGTATTGGTACGTTTCAGTAATAAACTTTAAGTGTTCAGCATTGCGGTCAGGCGTTTGCGGTAATAGATTACAGTTAGTATCACCTACAATCATACTCTCCTTATCTTCTTGATCAAGTTTTAGCAGGTAAGattcaaatttgtcaaagaTTTCAACCTTCGAGTCTGGAGGTCTATACCAAGTTGTCAGCAGGAATGGCCTGGCCTTGggctttttaatttcaaccGTCAAAATTTCTAAATCTTCGTGAGAGAAGAGGTCTTGTCTGTTTACGTAATTCAAGGATTGTCTAATGTACAAAGCTACACCACCACCATTTCTATTCCTATCGCGGCGGAGTATATCGTATCCCTCAATGTCTACCTGGCTATCAGGAATTGTTTTATCCAATTTCGTTTCGTTCAATCCAAGTATGTCAATTGTTTTATCTTCCATGAAAACACACAATTCGTCATGATGGCAAGTTAGGCTACAGATATTAAGAgaagcaattttaaatcccCTCATTTTTGGTAAAGTAGGGAAGTTAGGGCTTAAGTTAGATGAATGTA of the Montipora capricornis isolate CH-2021 chromosome 7, ASM3666992v2, whole genome shotgun sequence genome contains:
- the LOC138056081 gene encoding uncharacterized protein; this encodes MWRSNGIPIVVFLDDGLGGGATELTAKIHSLKVHSVLIRFGFIVNLPKSQWDPSHVIVWLGCVIDTIPGTIAATDQRLRKFVNFIDFLSDCESRVVKARDLASLIGMIISFSPFVGNVTRIMTRSLYHVLYGRSSWNSNGQLTDEAIREIMFWKLNARSLNGRAAWPTESKPSNIVYSDASDYACSSFVENEGKIFQQNWSSDERKKSSTWRELKAVQLAISSFAHDLKGQRVAWFTDNQNVVSIVNSGSRVEQLQSLPLEIFASCATNSISLEMKWVPRDLNTVADCLSRIIDFDDYALNDDIFRMLDVRWGPHSVDRFACNYNTKLARFNSRFYQPGTEAVDAFTQDWKYENNWLVSPVSLIVGVINHLKLCKAEGSIVVPVWKSSYFWTVLSQDGRHWSPFVHDWLLLPDRKCLFVRGKAKNRLFGAKNLCFKVAALRVKFNVSERLCSLGFCTEDDGWCDKRN